The Pseudoalteromonas marina DNA segment CTGATACGGTGATTTCAAACAGTTCTGGTTGGCAGCAGTTACTGGTGTTGCACGAATACATTCATTTAGTGCATTTAGCCCAGCCTACACGCAACCACTGGCAGCAAAAAGTGCGCGGTTTGTGGGATATTTACGATTTAACCTACAGTGATACGCCGCGCTGGGTTGCTGAAGGGTATGCAACGTTAATTGAATCTAAAATGACCGGACGAGGGCGGTTATTTGATAATTACTCTGAGTCGATATTACGAGAATTTGCTCAACAAGGTGCGCTACCAACCTATGGGCAATTGAATAGTGATAATGGTTTTATGGGTGGCTCTATGGCCTATTTGATGGGCAGTCGGTTTTTATATTGGCTAGAGCAAACATTTTCTGAGCAAATACTTGATAGTGTATGGACCCGAATGCAGGCAGTTAAGTCGCGTGATTTTGATGAAGCATTTGAAGGTGTGTTTGGCCAAAGCGCAGCGAAGCTATATCGCCGTTTTATTGCTGAATATACGTATAATGCCATGCAGCAAGAGCAAGGAGAGCAACCACTTGATAGTGAGCTATGGCTAGAGCTTGATTTATACGCAAGCAATCCAGCACTTTCACATGATGGCAGCAAGCTTGCAATAGTTGAGCGTGATGCAAAGCGTAATACTAAGCTCGTTATTTATAGCACTGAAGATAACACCAAAGCGATGGAGAGCTTTGAAAAGGCACAAAATGAGTTAATTAAGCAAGACCCACTCGATATACCCGATACGCCACCGAGCGTGTTTAAGCGTGAACAAAAGCAAGTGCTTAATCAAATAAACCGGGCAGGTATAGCCAACCCGCAATGGGTAAATAGCACGACACTGTATTTTAATGCTTATAGTACTGAAGAGTCGGGTATTTATAATAGGGTGTCTGATATATTTAGCTATAACATTGAAACCGGCAACGTAGAAAAGCTAACCGAGTTTGCAGGGCTAAGACGCTTTAGTGCAACAAGCGACGGTGACACTTTGTATGCAGAGCAAATACGTGATGGCTATTCTGAATTAGTAAAAGTAGATATTAATACCGGCACCATAACGCCGTTGTTCAAAAAAAGCTTAAATACTGCATACGATTACCCCACGCTTAGCCCCGATAATAAAAAATTAGTTTATTTATCAGCTTCTTTAAACGAAAACTGGCAGATGTATATACAAGATGTTGATAGAGGTATTAGCCAGCCTGTACCTATGCCAAACGGATATCAATATTTAACCCAACCTAGCTTTAGTGACAATGGCGAATCAATCTATTTTGTTGCGGGATTAAATAAAACGACTGATATTTATAATTACCATATAGCCAGTAATACCCTAAAGCGTTTAACACATGGGCAAGAAGCGGTTGCTCACCCCATTGAAATGCAAGATGAAACGCTGCTTTATTTATCGATTAATGCCGACGGCCCTGATGTAAAAAGCCTAGCGAATACCAGTATTAAAACGACGGTGACCGATTTAGCTGTTAATAGCAAAGCCCCGCTATTAATGGTTAATGAGCACACGTTGCCAAAGGCTAAAGTATACACGCAAGAGGTTGGCGAACAGCGCGATTATGCAATATTTGATCAGCACGCAACCTTTGCGTTGGGCTCTCAGTATTATTCTGCATCGACCAGCTTATTAACTATGGGTATTAAAAGCAGTGATTTATTAAAGCAGCTAGACCTGCAAGCTGGTTATAGCATTGACTTAAACGATGATGCATTACATGGCGGGTTTGTAAACGCTAAATACAATGCGCTTGATGTTAAGTTTAAACTCGCTTTGTATGACTACAACTTAGATACCTCACGCCAATATCAAGCTTTAAGCCCAAGCAATTTAAATAACGAAATAGATGCTCTTGGTGGGTTTGTAGCAATGAGCTATCCACTTAAGTTTGGCCAATTAAGCTTAACCCCTGAGCTTGCTTATAACTATACCGATTACAAACAAAGCCATACTCGTTGGACGCGTGTTGGTTTTGCTCAACGTTGGCAATATGACCGCCAAACGTTTGCTATAGGACAACGTATTAATGCTCGTTGGTACGAAGGTAAAGGTGAAAACAATTGGCAAGGTTATGATCTCGATGCGAGCATATTTGGTAAGGTGTATAACGCTCCTTTGTACATTAATTTCACACAAAAGCAGCGAGACGATGCACGCCTTGCGCTAGGCGGGTTTAACTCAAACCTTATAAACCAACACTACAATAGCGAATTTGTGCTTGCTGCTGATCTGCCTTTTTATAGTGAAACTGCCGAGCGTTACCAAGGGTATGGCGGCGGAGTTACTTATAAAGAAGGTATGCCATGGCTTTATTACACTCAACATCAATTAGATGGTAGCGTTTACGCACAAAGTTACGGTTTAAAATACCAAGGTGATTTTAGCTTTGGCATGGGACCTGCGGGTGTCAACGATTTAACATTTAATGTGGGTGTGTCGCGTGTTGAGGGCAGTAGCTTTGACGATGAAATGCGTGCATGGCTGAGCTTTTACTATTCGCTTTAAATAAATTTAATGAGCTTAGTTGAACTGTGGGTAGTAAATCGATTAACCACAGTTCAATTCACCCTAATCTTTATATTGCAGCGACAACAATTTGGCTTGATATACGTTTAACTTTTTATCGTCTCGCTCATACTCAATTGCTTTTTTAATTAGCCGCTTTGTGTGCTGTTTTTTACCTTGCTGGTAGCGAATTTTAGCAAGCTCTAGGTATAGCTCAGAAATATAGGGAGCTTTAACGATGGCGAGTTCTAAGTGGTCTTTTGCTCGATTAATAAAACCGGTTTGTAAATCGTTTTTTGCTAGAACAAGCAGTTCATAAGGGCCTTTCTCTTTATTAACTAATTGACTAGTTAGTTGCTCAGCAAGTTCACTTTTACCAAGTTGTTTAGCTAATAATTGATAGTTATTAATTAAATTTATATTCGATAGATTATTGTTTATAGCGGTTTCGTAAATTACTTCTGCTGTTTTTAAATCGCCCGCACGGCGATGTAAAATACCTGCCATATTAAAAAGCTCAGCATCATTCGGAGTAAAGTTGTTAGCTTGTAAAATAAAAGAATAAGCGGTGTTTAGCTTTTCTTTAGCTAGTGCTTTAGCCGCTAAATTACTATAAAACTTCGCAACCAAATCGTTGTAGCTGGCACTGCCGGAATAAAAGCTACCGCGAGTAGGAAAATAATCGATAATGGTACCTGGGCGAAAAATCTGGATAATGTTATCTTCTTTCTCAACTTTTGGTGCATATACCTTGGTTCTGAAATGATTAGCTACATAGACCATTCCACTTTCTTTTGCATACACAGGTTCGCTAGTAACTTCTTGAAAGCTGGTTTCTAGACCCAGCGCATTTGCATAACTTTGAGTAAGAACCGCTAAACTAATACAGTTACCTTGTTCGCGAGTAAGAGTTTGTGCAGACGTTAATGTATCGCCATGGTACTTAAAATCGCTAAGTTGGTTTTCTAAATAGTTGTAAATAATACGATCGGTTCTAACACCGTTTAGTTGCTGCTGGTCGGCATAAGCTAAAAAGCGTTTTTTTTCGGCGTTTGGCAATTCAAAAATATTCAACTCAGTGGGAGTGTCTATTTGTTTAAAGCGGGTGTGATTAATAAGCGCAGTAAGCTGGGGTTGCTCAACTGTAGGCGTTGTTGGAGTGCTTTTACATGCACTTAAAAATACCAAAAATAATGTAACTAATACTATAGATTTCATAAGCCACCTCAATGTGATTTTTCACATTACATTGAGGTGACTTTTTAATCAAGCGGTTATTGTTCGTTGTTTATTATGACGATTTATTTGCGATTGTTTTTTACGTTTGCGGCGTGTGAACCATAAATAAAAGCCAGTAGCGCTTAGCCATAGTGGACTTAGCCCTATAAAACTCCACAGTATTTTACTTATTAGGCCAGCAAAATAACCAAAATGAAGCTTACGAAAGCTGTCTAGCACTTTCCAGCCAAGACCTACTTGGCGTATATCCCAATTGGCAATATGCTCACCAGTGATTTTGTTATACGAAACGGTATTAGCGTATTCACTTGCCAGTGGGTTATTAGAATTTACTTCACCAAATACAGTAATGTTGTCGTCAGGTTCTAATGGCATAACCAAGTAAGTGCTGTTGAACGTGGCTATTTGTTGCTTGCTGTCATCTAAAATATCTTGGAAGGAAACATTTTTGCTATACAGGTTTTTGGTTAGGGCATGATGTTCTTCTTCAGCATGTTCAAGTACTTCGTGATACCAAACGGCACCATTAAAATAACCACCGGTTATAGCTAAAACAATTAAAATAGGTGAGCCAATAACACCAGTCATTTTATGAATATCACTTAATACGATTTGTAATGTTGCGCGCCAACGCACGGTAAATAGGCGTTGCCAAAACTTTCGGTAAATAATGAGGCCGGTTATTCCAAGCACCAATAAAAATAAAGCAAAAAAGAACCCCAAAACGGTGCCTGTTTGGCCTGGTAAGCTTTTTAAATCATTGAGTAAAAAGGTGTAATGGAGTTCTAAAAACCAATCTGTAAAATAATGGCTCGTTCCCACGGGAGTTGACAAAATATCACCAGTATATTGATTTAAATGAAATTTATACCAAACTTGCGACTCGCGCTCGATTAAGTAAACCCGATCAGCAGTATCGTCGTTAAAAATTTCCCAGCTACCGATAACATACTCAGGGTAAGCGTTCTGAGTGATGGAAATTAACTCATCCATATTCAAGCGTTCAGGTTGAGTGCTAATCACAAAATGACTTTCGGGCATAAGTAAGCCATCTATCTCGCTTTTAAATACAAGCACACTGCCAGTAATACTTATTACAATTAATGGAATAATTGCAATGAGAGCAATCCAGCTATGAATTTTGAAAAGTGTTTTTCTCATGGGTTATTGTTTTCTAAATTACTTATATGCAAATGATATCAATTGTTATTTGTATTTAATAGTGGTTGAGTAAGTATTCGGGAAATTAATAAACTGTGCACATTACATAACATATTTTGTAAATATAAGTTTCCAGTTACAAAAAAGGGTTTTTGTTGTTTAGTTGAGTTAAATTAACTTCACTCTACAATGCCGCGCTCACAGTAAAAGCCTTTTAAAACATATGTTTAATAAATGTTTTTATTAAGTAATTAAAGTAACCGTTATGTAACAGCGAGGTTGTTTTGGCGCACTATTTGCCTATTTTGTCTTCATTTATTTTACTTTTTAGCTTTTTACCATTGCTAAATAAAATTAGAAAAAACAGAAGTGTTTCTGGTTTATCTTTGCTGATGATGACATTTGGAGTCGCACAGAGTCTCTATTTCATAACGTATAACATTTATTTTGAGCGATACTTTATTGCTTTACCTTTTTTTGTAACAGGCGTATTAAGCGGCTTGATCTTGTACTTTTTTGCCCGTTACAACGCCGCAAAGCAAGAACGGCTTCAGTTAGTGCTTATGCTTGGCTTTTCGCTTATGCCGTTTTCGCTGTTATTAAGTCCAAACTTTGATACCGCATGGGTGCTCAACGCACTTACCTATGTAGGATTGGTGATGAGCTCAGTGCGCGTAATGCCACAAACCTACAAAACGCTGCGCACAGGTGATGTAAGTAATTTAAGTGCTCGTTATTTTAGTTTGCAGTTCATAGCGGGCATTTGTGGCTTAGTTGTTGAGTTAACAAATACCACACCAAGTACTTCACACTTACTTATGTTTATCATGTTGTTGCTGACTAATGCCGTGCAATTTGGTTGTATGCAATATTATAAAATGCGACCGATAATGGCTTAATGTTTTCATTTATATTTAGGTAAATATATGGCATGTTACTTTATCGTTATTCAAAGGATAGAGTATGAATTGGGAGCAATTTGGCTATTTATGCCGAATAAATAGTTCAGCACAGTTAAGCAAAAGCGATAAGCTAAGGTTAAGTGAAAAGGCGAGACTAAGCATATACCAAGGCGATAACGACGATAGTGAACTTGCAAAAGCGCTAGTTGCAGGTGTTGTGTCGCAAGACGAAATAGCCGCACAAAAAAGTGCAACTTATTACCAGTGCTTACCCAAATTAATCAACGATTTTAAATTTGAGCATAAAGGCTGGCTTGTTTATTTGACGTTTGTTTTTGCGTTTTTTTGTTTATCTTCTCTTCTTTACCAACTTTTTGTTGTCCCTGCATTTGTAGACATGTACAGCATGAATCAACAACATGATCACAATGTCTTTGATAGCTATTTTCGCTATTGGTATGTTCCGATCATATTATTATTTTTGCTGCTTAGTTTTATACTCAGCGTAATTTTAAAGCTCAAAAACGCCAGTATATTGAGTGAGTTAAAGCCGTTTTCAGGCTTGTTTAAAGTGTTTTTCCCACGAAAACTAGTCAAAAACTACGAAACACTAACTGCTATTTTATTCTTTCCATTAAGCTCAGTAAATTCAGGTGTTACAACCACAGAAACAAAGCATTTATATGAGTGTGAAGCACTGGGGTTAAATGCTCAAAATGAGTTTGAAGTACTGTTACAGCAGCAGTTAAAACAGTTTAATCAGCGCGCAAAATACTTTATTAATAAACTTATAATCGTTTATGGTGCAGTGATTGTTGTCTCTATTTATTTGTTTGTATCAGCGGCCTATAAACCACTATTTATGTATGGAGAAGTATTATGAAAGCAAAAGGATTTACGCTCATAGAGTTAATGGTGGTTGTATCAATTATTGGTATTTTGGCTGCTGTAGCATTGCCTCAATACAGTAAATACATGCAAAAGGCAGAGCTTGTTGATCCACTTGCTATGGCGGCTGCAATACGAGAAGACGTAACTGTGTTTTACCTCGAGAATAAACGTTTTCCTAATAATAATGAAGAAGCGGGTGTCCCTGCTAGTCAATACTTAATAGGGAATAGGGTAACGGGAATTACTATTAAAAACGGTGCCATACATATTGCTTTAGGCAACAAAGCATCTCGGCCTTTACAAAATACCACGTTAACGTTTAGACCAGCAGTTGTTGAGGGCAGCCCCTCTAGCCCAATTTCTTGGTTGTGCGGCTTTGATCAGCCAGTCACAGGAATGAAAGCGATTGGTGAAAATAAAACCTCAGTGCCAAAAGATTTATTACCCTCGGCGTGTATTTAAAATACTAGGGAAGCTAATGCAATTAACTATTCACCAAATTGATGCGTTTACACACGCTTTATTTAAAGGCAATTATGCAGCTGTTATCCCACTTGAGTCGTGGTTGGATGATGACCTAATGCTAAACATAGGCGCTGAAAACAACGTATCTGAAACTGCGTTTACCTGTAGGCAAACTGATGGGCGTTTTGCTATTCGTTGGTTTTCACCTTTAATGGAAATAGACTTTTGTGGCCATGCCACTTTGGCTGCTGCGTATGTATTATGTGAAGAACATAATGTATCGCAAATTCGCTTTATCGCTGATGCAGTGGGTGAGCTTATTGTTAATAAAAACAATGATGGTAGCTTCGCCATGACATTCCCTAAACAAGCACCTGTAGAGGTTAAAAACCCGCCACAGGCACTGTTAAATGGCTTGTCTATACAACCTATTAAGGTACTTAAAAATCGCCAAGCTTACTTTGCTGTTTATGAATCGGCTAAGCAAGTAGAGAGCTTAAATACCGAGTCGCTACTCTTAAAAACATTAGCGCCATACGATGTAGTTGCCACTGCGCCTAGTGATGAATACGATTTTGTTTCTCGTTATTTTTGGCCTGCCAGCGGTGGCGATGAAGATTATGTCACGGGCTCTATTCATACAGGGCTTGCTCCATATTGGGCACCGTTGTTAGGTAAAACACAGTTAACTGCCTATCAGGCATCTAGCCGAGGTGGTCATATACAGTGCGATGTTGGGGAGTCAACAGTAACTTTAACAGGCCATGCTGTTAGGTATTTAAAAGGCACAATTTACCTTTAATGGTGATAGGAATTAAGTTTATAAAAAAGGCCACAATCAATGTGGCCTTTTTTTGTTACAACTATTTACGCTTCGAGTGCTTTTGCAATTAAGCGATCAATATACTTTTTATGGGCTTTGGCTGCAGTATCTGCGCCCCATGACAGGCTTGTATCCGCTATTTCGGTTAACTGATAAAGCGCGGCTGTTTTAGCGAGGTTATCGAATTTGCTTGGTTTGCCTAAACCTGCAATTGCAATCAGTTGGTTTACATATTCAATTTGTAAATTGTGACTGATTGAGCTGGCCTCTGCGTCTTTAACAAAAATACTTGCAGTTAAATCCCCCATAAATTGATTTAAGCTATATTCGTTTCCGTATAAAGCGGTATCTGAAATACGCAGTAAAACGGCTGGGTGCAATAGCTGTGCAAGCACAGACTTTTGCATGCCCAAAATCATTTTGTGAGGTTTAGGGTCTTCATTTTTACCATAGTGATTAAACCCGCGGCGCTGTTGCTGCATGAAGTTATAAAGCGGTTGCATGCTTTGTAACACATCAGGTGCAAACACGTACTCGGCTAGAATTTCCATGGCTTGAGTTTGTTTTTCAAGCGGCACCGGGGTGAAAGGTTTGTCGGCGTTTGTATCACCTACAACGGCGCGCTCTACATAAACCCCACCAATTTGGCGAGATACAATACCTGCCTGCGATCTGTACTGGCCAAATAAGCTATTAGCTGAGGTAACAAGTTGCTGGTAAGAATCACCTTCAACAGTGGCTTTATCTTTAAGCTCAGTAAACAGTTTATTGATAAGTGCCATACGGTCTGCACCATAGGCTGCTGGGTTTGATGACAAATCGCCAATCATTACGCGGGGATCGATATGACGGCCCGGCGCGCGCATATCATCTGCATCGTTACCAAATGCTAAAGCATGCTCACTAGAACGCGCAAGAATTTTACTAAGGCGAGCTTGCTCGGCAGATGCGTCAGCCAGCGCTACGCTGTATCCGTAGTTAATAGCCCAGTCGTCGTATGGGCCTGGTTTAGTTTGAAAAATATCCCCTTGCTGCATGCCAATTGGTGCAATGTTAGCCGGTGCGTAGTCCATTACTGAGCCTGTTACGATACCTTGGGTTTTACTCTTGTCGTGCACTTCTTTCTCATCCCACAAAATAGATGATTTCATGTTGTGGTTAAGGCCCAATGTATGACCTACTTCATGCAGAATAAGCTGTGTTAACCCTTGGCGTATCATTTCGTTTTCTTCAATGCTATCGCCAGCAGCTAAGCCCTTTGCAAGCATAAGGTTTTGTTGAATTTCATGGCCTAATGAGCAGTTTAATTCACCAGTATGTGTACTATTGCTGTGGCTCATAGCGCCTTGTGTATAAAGGGTGTCGTAAATCCAGCGGTTTTTCATAAATACAAACTCAAGCATAATGTCTGAGCCCAGTATTTCGCCTGTTAGCGGGTTGGCAAGTGCAGGCCCGTAGCCACCAAATGGTGGTTTTGGCGATGAGGTCCAACGCAGTACATTGTAATTAATGTCGCCTGCATCCCAGTCGGCATCATCAGGTTGTATTTTTACTTCTAAGGCATTTTTAAAGCCTGCTTTTTCAAAAGAGCTGTTCCATGCAAGTACAGCGTCTTTAATTGTGTCGCGCCACTCTATTGGTGTGGTGTTTTCTATCCACCATGTAATTGGTTTTACAGGCTCTGAAAGTGCAGCGCTTGGGTTTTTCTTTTGTAAATCCCAGCGCTTAATTACATCTTCGTAAGGCGTCCAATCAGTTGACGTCATTTGATCAAACTGGTTTGTGAAATAACCAATGCGCGCATCGTCTAAACGAGGTTGGTAGTTGTTTTGTGGGAGTGCTACAAATGAATGCTGAACCTTCACAGAAACACTACGCGGGTCACTTACTGCGCCAGAGCCACGAACGGTTGGACTTGCATTGGTAAATACGTAATCTACGACAACGTCTAAGTTATTTGGGTAAGGACGCTGTTTAATAATGCGCGATTTTTTGCTGTCTAGCTTGCCTACTTTAAAACGTTTTTTCGCATTTTTATCTGCGGGATTGATAGTAGGAGATACTTTATGAAGTGCTTCACTTAAAAATAATTTATTGACGTTAAATGCAATTTTACCGTCTTCTTCTTTTTCTATTTTAATACTCGCAAGTACGGCTTCACTAATGTTTGCATTGCTGGCTTTTGAAATGGCACTGTTTTCGTCAAATTTATAACGAGGTGTTTTACTTATAATATCGATACGGTCGAAGTACTTTCTAAACTCAATGAGTTTGGTTTCACGGTAAGATCCACGAAAGTGTCCAGCATCAGTCACCCCATCAACTGTATGAGCAAAATAAACGAAAGAAGTATCAAGCTGTGATTCGTTAATGACCATTAAGTGCTTACCCGTTTTTTCGTCCTGATAAAGGTTAAATATACCGGCAAATTCGGTTTGACCTTTGATCATTTCACTTAATGTTTTTGGTTTTTTTTCGTCTTTTTTGTCATCGGCAAAAGCATGGCCGCTTAGGGCAAAACTGAGCGCAAGAGTTAGGGTGGTTAATTTCATAATGTCATCTTTTCGTTTGTTAATTTATTTTTACTGTACGTAATTTCAATTTGTTTCGTACAACAAATCGATGAAATAATACCTTTTTTATTTAATGTATTGATTTTAAATAGTAAAAGTTTGTAACAAAATATAATTTTATGGCTATATAATCTAATTTATAATTAAGTAATTAATTACGAGAAGTATAATTAATGCACATTTGTAACAGTTGCTTACAAATGTCACGTAATTGTTTAATTAAGCTCTGTTATTATGGCGTTAATAGAAATTTGGGGTAATTAGGATATGCAAACAAATTCACTTAGATGGGTTTTTCCATTTGTTGCGCTTGCTATAGGAGTTGTTGGTTTTAAAGCAATAAACGCTCTTGCAAATGAACAAGAAAAAAAAGCGTTAGTTGATACGCGACCTACTGTTCAAGTTGAGCCGGTTTCGGCTAACGACCATCAGGTTGTAATTAACAGCTATGGCGAAGTAAAGCCGCTGGAAAATACACAACTGTCTGCACAGGTATCGGGAGAGGTACTGAGTTGGCATCCGAGCTTTGTTGCCGGTGGGGTTGTAGCACGTGGTGAAACCTTATTTTCGATTGAAAAAGATAACTACGAAGCTGCAGTGCTCGTGGCTGAAGCTGAACTTGCTCGTGCCCAAGCAGGTTTAATTGAAGAACAAGCGCAAGCAAAAGTAGCTGAAGACGAAGCAAAACGCTTTCCAAGTAAAGCGCGTACTGATTTATTTTTACGCAAGCCTCAAGTACTTAGTGCGCAAGCAAATGTTAAATCAGCGCAAGCAGCATTAAAACGTGCGCAGCGAGATTTAGAAAACTGTGATGTTAAAGCACCTTACGATGCACTTATTGTGAGCCGTAATGTAGGTGTGGGCCAATACGTGACAATGGGCTCGCAAGTCGCTGAGCTAAACAATATAGAAACTGCTGAAGTAATTATTCCTATTGCAGGCTTTGATAGTGTGTTTTTGCCTGAGCGTATTAAAGGGATTACCGCAACCGTTATTCAAAAAGGCCTTAATAGCTTTACTCGTGAAGGCGTTATTGACCGCGATTTAGGTATTGTAGATAACGCAACACGTATGAGCAGTTTAGTGGTGCGAATTGAAGACCCGTATGGCCTTAAAAATAAACAACCAGCAATTAAATTTGGCAGTTATGTACAGGTTAATTTTGCTGGTACAACATTAAATAATATCTACCGTTTACCTCAAGCGCTTGTTAACAACCAAACCGTTTGGGTGGTAGGCGAAAACCAAACCCTTGAACCAAGAAAGGTAACGGTAATACGAGAAGAAGGCGAGTACTTCTATATTAGTAGTGGCCTAAAAGCTGACGATAAGCTGGTGGTTACGTTACCAGAATACCCTCAAAAGGGAATGGAAGTTAAAATAGCAGGTGCCCAACCGGCACCTGAAAGCTCTGATGTGAGCACCTCAAATACGCAACAGCTTTAAGGTGTAATAACAATGAGTGAATCAACACAAACAAAACAAACAGGGTTAATAGCTTATTTTGCTAATAACTCGGTTGCTGCAAACTTAATGATGTTGTTTATTATCGTAATGGGTTTTTTAAGCTACAAAACGATTCAGCGACAAATGTTTCCTAATATAGAAATTAACTATATTAACGTAAACGCTAATTACCCAGGCGCCTCTCCTCAGGAAATTGAAGAAAGTATTCTTATAAAAATTGAAGAATCACTTAAAGATATTACCGAAATAAAAAAAGGCGTGTATCGCGCATTTAGAAACGGCGGCTCTGCAAGGCTTGAAATTCATACAGACGCAGAACTCACCGATGTGCTTGATAAAGTAAAATTGCGTGTTGACGGTATTGCTACTTTTCCAGCCGGCATGGAACCGGTCACCATAAGTCAGATTGAATTTAGACAAGATGTAATAGGCATGACACTGGTTGCTGACTTGCCTTTATTTGAGCTTAAGCCGATAGCAAACAATATTGAAGATGAATTGCTGCAATTATCTAATGTATCGCTTGTGGTCAATGATGTACCGCTTGATGAAATAGCGATTGAAATCGACCCAGATACATTACGCCAGTACAACTTAACAATTTCAGATGTTATGAATGCTGTGCGTCGTTACTCTGCTAACTTTTCGGCAGGTCAGTTAAAAACTGATGCGGGAGTTATATCAGTTCGTGTTGAAAACCAATTTTATTCAGGCGAAGAATTTAGACAAATTCCGGTAAAAATTGGCGAGTATGGTGCCAAAGTTTTACTGCAAGATATTGCCACAATTAAAGATCAATTTACTGAAGGTGAACGTTATTTTAAGTTTAATGGTGAAAATGCCGTTTATTTATCAGTAAAAGCAACGCAATCACAAAATATTATTCCGGTAGCTGAATCGGTTAAAGCGTATATTGATAAAAAGAATAAAGAGCTCCCACCGGGTGTGCGTATAGAGCCTTTAATGGATATGACGTACTACCTAAACGCTCGCTTAGATATGATGAAATTAAACCTTCTTCAAGGTGCGATTTTAGTCGCAATTATGTTGTCGTTATTCTTACGCTTTAAGTTGGCATTGTGGGTAATGATAGGTTTACCAGTGTGCTTTTTAGGCGCGATGATGGTGATGCCACTATTTGGTATTAGCATAAATATCGTTTCGTTATTTGCGTTTATCATGGTGCTAGGGATTGTGGTGGATGACGCCATTGTCATAGGCGAAGCCGCATACAGTGAGGTTGAAAAAAGTGGCGGCGGTGTCGATAACGTAGTACGTGGTGCAAAGCGTGTAGCGACTCCAGCGACATTTGGTGTACTTACTACCATTGCAGTATTTGCGCCGTTTACGCTTTCGAGCGGCCCTGAAAGTGCCTTTTTTTACGTTATTGCTGTTGTTGTTATGTTGTGTTTGGTATTTAGCTTAATTGAATCGAAGCTCATATTACCTGCGCATATTGCACATACACATTTTACTCCTATCAAAAAAGGTGGCTGGCGAGATAGATTTAATACCCGCTTTTTTGTTTTTGTAAACGGC contains these protein-coding regions:
- a CDS encoding TolB family protein, with product MKKSLIASALLLAAPAFAADWQTIHTEHFNVHYSIEHIDFAKSTAVELEIVRTKVLEQQNRALDEIVDVVVFDPLNAANGFALPTSSNPVMALFTTPPQSDTVISNSSGWQQLLVLHEYIHLVHLAQPTRNHWQQKVRGLWDIYDLTYSDTPRWVAEGYATLIESKMTGRGRLFDNYSESILREFAQQGALPTYGQLNSDNGFMGGSMAYLMGSRFLYWLEQTFSEQILDSVWTRMQAVKSRDFDEAFEGVFGQSAAKLYRRFIAEYTYNAMQQEQGEQPLDSELWLELDLYASNPALSHDGSKLAIVERDAKRNTKLVIYSTEDNTKAMESFEKAQNELIKQDPLDIPDTPPSVFKREQKQVLNQINRAGIANPQWVNSTTLYFNAYSTEESGIYNRVSDIFSYNIETGNVEKLTEFAGLRRFSATSDGDTLYAEQIRDGYSELVKVDINTGTITPLFKKSLNTAYDYPTLSPDNKKLVYLSASLNENWQMYIQDVDRGISQPVPMPNGYQYLTQPSFSDNGESIYFVAGLNKTTDIYNYHIASNTLKRLTHGQEAVAHPIEMQDETLLYLSINADGPDVKSLANTSIKTTVTDLAVNSKAPLLMVNEHTLPKAKVYTQEVGEQRDYAIFDQHATFALGSQYYSASTSLLTMGIKSSDLLKQLDLQAGYSIDLNDDALHGGFVNAKYNALDVKFKLALYDYNLDTSRQYQALSPSNLNNEIDALGGFVAMSYPLKFGQLSLTPELAYNYTDYKQSHTRWTRVGFAQRWQYDRQTFAIGQRINARWYEGKGENNWQGYDLDASIFGKVYNAPLYINFTQKQRDDARLALGGFNSNLINQHYNSEFVLAADLPFYSETAERYQGYGGGVTYKEGMPWLYYTQHQLDGSVYAQSYGLKYQGDFSFGMGPAGVNDLTFNVGVSRVEGSSFDDEMRAWLSFYYSL
- a CDS encoding tetratricopeptide repeat protein — protein: MKSIVLVTLFLVFLSACKSTPTTPTVEQPQLTALINHTRFKQIDTPTELNIFELPNAEKKRFLAYADQQQLNGVRTDRIIYNYLENQLSDFKYHGDTLTSAQTLTREQGNCISLAVLTQSYANALGLETSFQEVTSEPVYAKESGMVYVANHFRTKVYAPKVEKEDNIIQIFRPGTIIDYFPTRGSFYSGSASYNDLVAKFYSNLAAKALAKEKLNTAYSFILQANNFTPNDAELFNMAGILHRRAGDLKTAEVIYETAINNNLSNINLINNYQLLAKQLGKSELAEQLTSQLVNKEKGPYELLVLAKNDLQTGFINRAKDHLELAIVKAPYISELYLELAKIRYQQGKKQHTKRLIKKAIEYERDDKKLNVYQAKLLSLQYKD
- a CDS encoding PepSY-associated TM helix domain-containing protein, producing MRKTLFKIHSWIALIAIIPLIVISITGSVLVFKSEIDGLLMPESHFVISTQPERLNMDELISITQNAYPEYVIGSWEIFNDDTADRVYLIERESQVWYKFHLNQYTGDILSTPVGTSHYFTDWFLELHYTFLLNDLKSLPGQTGTVLGFFFALFLLVLGITGLIIYRKFWQRLFTVRWRATLQIVLSDIHKMTGVIGSPILIVLAITGGYFNGAVWYHEVLEHAEEEHHALTKNLYSKNVSFQDILDDSKQQIATFNSTYLVMPLEPDDNITVFGEVNSNNPLASEYANTVSYNKITGEHIANWDIRQVGLGWKVLDSFRKLHFGYFAGLISKILWSFIGLSPLWLSATGFYLWFTRRKRKKQSQINRHNKQRTITA
- a CDS encoding SemiSWEET family transporter, which translates into the protein MAHYLPILSSFILLFSFLPLLNKIRKNRSVSGLSLLMMTFGVAQSLYFITYNIYFERYFIALPFFVTGVLSGLILYFFARYNAAKQERLQLVLMLGFSLMPFSLLLSPNFDTAWVLNALTYVGLVMSSVRVMPQTYKTLRTGDVSNLSARYFSLQFIAGICGLVVELTNTTPSTSHLLMFIMLLLTNAVQFGCMQYYKMRPIMA
- a CDS encoding pilin; this translates as MKAKGFTLIELMVVVSIIGILAAVALPQYSKYMQKAELVDPLAMAAAIREDVTVFYLENKRFPNNNEEAGVPASQYLIGNRVTGITIKNGAIHIALGNKASRPLQNTTLTFRPAVVEGSPSSPISWLCGFDQPVTGMKAIGENKTSVPKDLLPSACI